Proteins encoded within one genomic window of Onychostoma macrolepis isolate SWU-2019 chromosome 11, ASM1243209v1, whole genome shotgun sequence:
- the dennd6aa gene encoding DENN/MADD domain containing 6Aa isoform X2: protein MLSVIPGLQFRLSRGHTILLPFPAGCGQEVVTRMFPRPLRPGCAGLSQERSGLLLRSLVLISKLPYVTFFHSLLKLIAPEYFEKQEPCLEAACNDIDRWPTPCPGKILTLPIMGVVMKLRIPTCYDKPGTSQLVQSAPSDSLVSIVLPTVHEVDLFRCFHPVFFHIQMLWELVLLGEALVVMAPSPAESSDTVLALVSCISPLRYCSDFRPYFTIHDSEFKEYTTRTQAPPSVILGVTNPFFAKTLQHWPHIIRIGDMKQAGEMAKQMKVKKLKNLKTLDSKPGVYTAYKPFLNKDEDIIKQLQKGVQQKRPSAAQNAILRRYFLELTQSFIIPLERYVASLMPLQKSISPWKSPPQLRPFNQEEFMKTLEKAGPQLTSRLKGDWIGLYRQFLRSPNFDGWFRNRRKEMMQKLEALHLEALCEEDLQLRIQKHTEVETVDLVLKLKEKLTQAEKDQLPVKTGTLPKLQAHIESIILSLPEDLQGILHKPPSP from the exons ATGCTATCTGTCATTCCCGGACTCCAATTCAG GTTGTCTCGGGGACACACAATTCTGCTTCCGTTTCCGGCAGGCTGCGGGCAGGAAGTCGTCACTCGGATGTTTCCTCGACCACTTCGACCGGGATGCGCCGGTCTGTCTCAAG AGAGATCAGGGCTATTACTACGG TCTCTGGTCCTCATCAGCAAGCTGCCCTACGTGACCTTTTTCCACTCTTTGCTGAAGCTCATCGCCCCAGAATACTTTGAGAAACAGGAGCCGTGTTTAGAGGCCG CATGTAATGACATTGACCGCTGGCCCACGCCGTGTCCGGGGAAGATCCTCACGCTCCCCATCATGGGTGTGGTCATGAAG CTGCGCATCCCTACGTGTTACGACAAGCCTGGAACGTCTCAGCTCGTCCAGTCCGCACCG AGTGACAGTCTGGTGTCCATCGTTCTGCCCACCGTCCATGAAGTGGATCTCTTCAG GTGtttccatccagtgttttttcaTATTCAGATGTTATGGGAGCTCGTGTTGCTCGGTGAAGCGTTGGTGGTCATGGCTCCTTCACCGGCAGAATCTTCAGACACTGTGTTGGCATTGGTCAG TTGTATCTCTCCTCTGCGCTACTGCAGTGATTTCCGGCCGTACTTCACCATTCATGACAGTGAGTTTAAGGAATACACCACTCGAACGCAAGCTCC GCCTTCAGTCATTCTGGGAGTTACGAACCCATTTTTCGCCAAAACTCTCCAGCACTGGCCTCACATCATCCGCATCGGAGACATGAAGCAAGCAG gagAGATGGCCAAACAAATGAAAGTGAAGAAACTAAAAAATCTGAAGACTTTGGACTCAAAACCTG GTGTTTACACTGCATATAAACCGTTCCTGAACAAAGACGAGGACATTATCAAGCAGCTGCAGAAG GGAGTCCAGCAGAAGCGTCCTTCAGCGGCCCAGAATGCAATTCTGCGTCGATATTTCCTGGAACTTACGCAGAGTTTCATCATTCCACTG GAGCGTTATGTGGCCAGTCTGATGCCTTTACAGAAGAGCATCTCTCCCTGGAAA AGTCCCCCGCAGCTTCGGCCGTTCAACCAGGAGGAGTTTATGAAAACGCTGGAGAAGGCCGGACCTCAGCTCACCTCACGACTCAAAGGAGACTGGATTGGCCTCTACAG GCAATTCCTGAGGTCTCCAAACTTTGACGGCTGGTTCAGGAACCGCAGGAAGGAGATGATGCAGAAGCTGGAAGCTCTTCATCTGGAGGCACTGTGCGAGGAAGACCTGCAGCTGCGGATACAGAAACACACGGAGGTGGAGACGGTCGACCTGGTGCTCAAACTCAAGGAGAAACTG ACTCAGGCCGAGAAAGATCAGCTTCCTGTCAAAACAGGAACTCTACCCAAACTGCAGGCTCATATCGAGAGCATCATCCTGTCTCTTCCAGAGGACCTGCAGGGCATCTTACACAAACCGCCGAGCCCCTGA
- the LOC131549310 gene encoding ADP-ribosylation factor 4-like — MGVFFSNLFSRLFEKKEMRLLMVGLDAAGKTTVLYKLKLGEVVTTIPTLGFNVETVDYKNISFTVWDVGGQDTIRRLWRHYYQNTKGLIFVVDSSDRDRIETAAEELNAMLAEDEMRDAVLLVLANKQDLPKAMPVHELTDRLGLHALRGRQWFVQATCAVQGSGLYEGLDWLSDQLSKR; from the exons atGGGCGTCTTCTTCTCTAACCTTTTCTCGCGTCTCTTCGAGAAAAAAGAGATGAGGTTGCTTATGG TTGGTCTGGATGCAGCAGGGAAGACGACAGTCCTCTACAAACTCAAACTCGGTGAAGTTGTCACAACTATTCCAACTCTAG GTTTTAACGTTGAGACAGTTGACTATAAAAACATCTCCTTCACCGTTTGGGACGTCGGCGGTCAGGACACCATCAGACGCCTCTGGAGACATTATTATCAGAACACTAAG GGCCTGATCTTTGTGGTGGACAGCAGTGATCGTGACCGGATTGAAACGGCAGCAGAGGAACTAAACGCGATGCTGGCGGAGGACGAGATGAGAGACGCGGTTCTGTTAGTTCTTGCTAACAAGCAGGATTTACCCAAAGCCATGCCGGTCCACGAGCTGACAGACAGACTGGGTTTACACGCACTGAGAGGAAGACag tgGTTTGTTCAGGCCACATGTGCGGTTCAAGGATCAGGTTTATATGAAGGACTGGATTGGCTCTCGGATCAACTGTCCAAACGATAA
- the dennd6aa gene encoding DENN/MADD domain containing 6Aa isoform X1, which produces MAFQGSEGLEEQIEELEDTLRVSPAEEMPVDGPPAVEEPLLLPWDRFSSWLHCICVVGFDLELGQAVEVIYPHHSKLTEKEKTSICYLSFPDSNSGCLGDTQFCFRFRQAAGRKSSLGCFLDHFDRDAPVCLKRDQGYYYGYVYFRQVRDKSLKRGYFQKSLVLISKLPYVTFFHSLLKLIAPEYFEKQEPCLEAACNDIDRWPTPCPGKILTLPIMGVVMKLRIPTCYDKPGTSQLVQSAPSDSLVSIVLPTVHEVDLFRCFHPVFFHIQMLWELVLLGEALVVMAPSPAESSDTVLALVSCISPLRYCSDFRPYFTIHDSEFKEYTTRTQAPPSVILGVTNPFFAKTLQHWPHIIRIGDMKQAGEMAKQMKVKKLKNLKTLDSKPGVYTAYKPFLNKDEDIIKQLQKGVQQKRPSAAQNAILRRYFLELTQSFIIPLERYVASLMPLQKSISPWKSPPQLRPFNQEEFMKTLEKAGPQLTSRLKGDWIGLYRQFLRSPNFDGWFRNRRKEMMQKLEALHLEALCEEDLQLRIQKHTEVETVDLVLKLKEKLTQAEKDQLPVKTGTLPKLQAHIESIILSLPEDLQGILHKPPSP; this is translated from the exons ATGGCCTTTCAGGGGTCTGAGGGACTGGAAGAACAGATCGAGGAGCTCGAAGATACTCTGAGAGTTTCTCCGGCGGAGGAGATGCCTGTCGATGGGCCTCCAGCGGTAGAGGAGCCGCTACTGCTGCCGTGGGACCGCTTCTCCTCCTGGCTCCACTGCATCTGTGTGGTCGGCTTCGATCTGGAGCTCGGGCAAGCTGTGGAG GTGATTTACCCACACCACTCCAAACTCACTGAAAAAGAg aAAACAAGTATATGCTATCTGTCATTCCCGGACTCCAATTCAG GTTGTCTCGGGGACACACAATTCTGCTTCCGTTTCCGGCAGGCTGCGGGCAGGAAGTCGTCACTCGGATGTTTCCTCGACCACTTCGACCGGGATGCGCCGGTCTGTCTCAAG AGAGATCAGGGCTATTACTACGGGTATGTGTACTTCAGACAGGTGCGAGACAAGTCGCTCAAGAGAGGCTATTTTCAGAAG TCTCTGGTCCTCATCAGCAAGCTGCCCTACGTGACCTTTTTCCACTCTTTGCTGAAGCTCATCGCCCCAGAATACTTTGAGAAACAGGAGCCGTGTTTAGAGGCCG CATGTAATGACATTGACCGCTGGCCCACGCCGTGTCCGGGGAAGATCCTCACGCTCCCCATCATGGGTGTGGTCATGAAG CTGCGCATCCCTACGTGTTACGACAAGCCTGGAACGTCTCAGCTCGTCCAGTCCGCACCG AGTGACAGTCTGGTGTCCATCGTTCTGCCCACCGTCCATGAAGTGGATCTCTTCAG GTGtttccatccagtgttttttcaTATTCAGATGTTATGGGAGCTCGTGTTGCTCGGTGAAGCGTTGGTGGTCATGGCTCCTTCACCGGCAGAATCTTCAGACACTGTGTTGGCATTGGTCAG TTGTATCTCTCCTCTGCGCTACTGCAGTGATTTCCGGCCGTACTTCACCATTCATGACAGTGAGTTTAAGGAATACACCACTCGAACGCAAGCTCC GCCTTCAGTCATTCTGGGAGTTACGAACCCATTTTTCGCCAAAACTCTCCAGCACTGGCCTCACATCATCCGCATCGGAGACATGAAGCAAGCAG gagAGATGGCCAAACAAATGAAAGTGAAGAAACTAAAAAATCTGAAGACTTTGGACTCAAAACCTG GTGTTTACACTGCATATAAACCGTTCCTGAACAAAGACGAGGACATTATCAAGCAGCTGCAGAAG GGAGTCCAGCAGAAGCGTCCTTCAGCGGCCCAGAATGCAATTCTGCGTCGATATTTCCTGGAACTTACGCAGAGTTTCATCATTCCACTG GAGCGTTATGTGGCCAGTCTGATGCCTTTACAGAAGAGCATCTCTCCCTGGAAA AGTCCCCCGCAGCTTCGGCCGTTCAACCAGGAGGAGTTTATGAAAACGCTGGAGAAGGCCGGACCTCAGCTCACCTCACGACTCAAAGGAGACTGGATTGGCCTCTACAG GCAATTCCTGAGGTCTCCAAACTTTGACGGCTGGTTCAGGAACCGCAGGAAGGAGATGATGCAGAAGCTGGAAGCTCTTCATCTGGAGGCACTGTGCGAGGAAGACCTGCAGCTGCGGATACAGAAACACACGGAGGTGGAGACGGTCGACCTGGTGCTCAAACTCAAGGAGAAACTG ACTCAGGCCGAGAAAGATCAGCTTCCTGTCAAAACAGGAACTCTACCCAAACTGCAGGCTCATATCGAGAGCATCATCCTGTCTCTTCCAGAGGACCTGCAGGGCATCTTACACAAACCGCCGAGCCCCTGA
- the LOC131549101 gene encoding ADP-ribosylation factor 4-like isoform X1, with amino-acid sequence MGNYFSQIFSRLFPKKQIRLLMVGLDAAGKTTVLYKFKLGEVVTTIPTIGFNVETVEYNNISFTVWDVGGQTKIRGLWKYYYQYTEGLIFVVDSSDHDRIETAAEELNAMLAEDEMRDAVLLVLANKQDLPKAMPVHELTDRLGLHALRGRQWFVQATCAVQGSGLYEGLDWLSDQLSKR; translated from the exons ATGGGCAACTACTTCTCACAGATTTTCTCTCGTCTCTTTCCAAAAAAGCAGATTAGGTTGCTTATGG TTGGTCTGGATGCAGCAGGGAAAACAACAGTCCTCTACAAATTCAAACTTGGTGAAGTTGTCACAACTATTCCAACAATTG GTTTTAATGTTGAAACAGTTGAATATAACAACATCTCCTTCACTGTGTGGGATGTTGGTGGTCAGACCAAAATCAGAGGTCTTTggaaatattattatcaatacacTGAG GGCCTGATCTTTGTGGTGGACAGCAGTGATCATGACCGGATTGAAACGGCAGCAGAGGAACTAAACGCGATGCTGGCGGAGGACGAGATGAGAGACGCGGTTCTGTTAGTTCTTGCTAACAAGCAGGATTTACCCAAAGCCATGCCGGTCCACGAGCTGACAGACAGACTGGGTTTACACGCACTGAGAGGAAGACag tgGTTTGTTCAGGCCACATGTGCGGTTCAAGGATCAGGTTTATATGAAGGACTGGATTGGCTCTCGGATCAACTGTCCAAACGATGA
- the LOC131549101 gene encoding ADP-ribosylation factor 5-like isoform X2, with the protein MVGLDAAGKTTVLYKFKLGEVVTTIPTIGFNVETVEYNNISFTVWDVGGQTKIRGLWKYYYQYTEGLIFVVDSSDHDRIETAAEELNAMLAEDEMRDAVLLVLANKQDLPKAMPVHELTDRLGLHALRGRQWFVQATCAVQGSGLYEGLDWLSDQLSKR; encoded by the exons ATGG TTGGTCTGGATGCAGCAGGGAAAACAACAGTCCTCTACAAATTCAAACTTGGTGAAGTTGTCACAACTATTCCAACAATTG GTTTTAATGTTGAAACAGTTGAATATAACAACATCTCCTTCACTGTGTGGGATGTTGGTGGTCAGACCAAAATCAGAGGTCTTTggaaatattattatcaatacacTGAG GGCCTGATCTTTGTGGTGGACAGCAGTGATCATGACCGGATTGAAACGGCAGCAGAGGAACTAAACGCGATGCTGGCGGAGGACGAGATGAGAGACGCGGTTCTGTTAGTTCTTGCTAACAAGCAGGATTTACCCAAAGCCATGCCGGTCCACGAGCTGACAGACAGACTGGGTTTACACGCACTGAGAGGAAGACag tgGTTTGTTCAGGCCACATGTGCGGTTCAAGGATCAGGTTTATATGAAGGACTGGATTGGCTCTCGGATCAACTGTCCAAACGATGA
- the LOC131549318 gene encoding ADP-ribosylation factor 4-like: MGIFFSNLFSRLVKKKEMRLLMVGLDAAGKTTVLYKLKLGEVVSTIPTIGFNVETVEYKNISFTVWDVGGQNLLRGLWRHYYHNTKGLIFVVDSSDRDRIETAAEELNAMLAEDEMRDAVLLVLANKQDLPKAMPVHELTDRLGLHALRGRQWFVQATCAVQGSGLYEGLDWLSDQLSKQP; the protein is encoded by the exons ATGGGCATCTTCTTCTCCAACCTATTCTCGCGTCTCgtaaagaagaaagaaatgagGTTGCttatgg TTGGTCTGGATGCAGCAGGGAAGACAACAGTCCTCTACAAACTCAAACTCGGTGAAGTTGTCTCAACTATTCCAACAATTG GTTTTAACGTGGAGACGGTTGAATATAAAAACATCTCCTTCACGGTTTGGGATGTTGGTGGTCAGAATTTACTCCGAGGCCTCTGGAGACATTACTATCATAACACCAAG GGCCTGATCTTTGTGGTGGACAGCAGTGATCGTGACCGGATTGAAACGGCAGCAGAGGAACTAAACGCGATGCTGGCGGAGGACGAGATGAGAGACGCGGTTCTGTTAGTTCTTGCTAACAAGCAGGATTTACCCAAAGCCATGCCGGTCCACGAGCTGACAGACAGACTGGGTTTACACGCACTGAGAGGAAGACag tgGTTTGTTCAGGCCACATGTGCGGTTCAAGGATCAGGTTTATATGAAGGACTGGATTGGCTCTCGGATCAACTGTCCAAACAACCATAA